cagcggctgctcggacgcctacgggcttctcggcccagcagaggaggcccaccaagatggcgtaaattaggtcaaggacGAGGCATCAGGACGTCTATATAAGGGAAAGGAGAGACAACGAGAAAAGGATCTGAAATCactgactaacacttggcggttagattagggttttcacctttgctttatctcgccgttagttgtacttttccggtagcttatcgagccaccggcttcctttctgtcgcgctctcttcttttcccttgtaaccgactgaacgttttctctccgaccattaataagacgtctttgtttaaACCCATGTCTTTATTTATTACCGTTTCTCGATCAAACAACTTCAATAGAGAGGACGTGATACTCTGTGTCTTGCCCAAGTTCCACATCTACGCCCTAAACTCCATTATGCTATGTAGTCTCAGAGTCGGTGCCACTATTTTGATCATGCCCAAATTCGAGATCACTCTCTTGCTAGAGCAGATCCAGAGGTGTAAAGTTACAGTGGCTATGGTCGTGCCACCGATCGTTTTGGCCATGGTGAAGTCTTCGGAGACGGAGAAGTATGATCTGACCTCGGTGAGGATGATTAAGTCAGGTGCGGCTCCTCTTGGTAAGGAGCTTGAAGATACCATTAGTGCTAAGTTTCCTAACGCAAGGCTTGGTCAGGTTTGTTCCATTCTTTTTGCATtgcatgtttaaaaaaattcttgttatatgATTACTTAGCTTTACTGGTATGTCTTACCATGATTGATAATATGTCTGGTTCGTACTGGTTATCACATGTAGCTATGTAGAAGCAACCACGTGATTCTAAATATGTCGGCCCTTATGATGAGGTTGCGTGTGGTATTTGGACCCTTTTAATTCAATAATTACGATATCAAATTTTACATTTGGACCATCTGAAACTTTTTTAAATACTAGTTTTAATCGTAGGATACTCTTTCCCTGGCAAcactatttttgtcttttattgGATTTGGccatctgaattttttttaaaatactagtTTTAATCATAGGATTCCCTATCaacactttttttatttttttattggattCGTTTTTATGACCTTTCGCTCCTTTCCCCCTTTTTCTAATTCATAaatttttctaagttttttaaacacttttttgttgttggcgcgtggttttagaaaatttagaaagtAAAATCTTAACTTCTAAGTCTAAATATTAAATACACCTCCTTAAAGAATCAGCATTAGTGGAATAATTTAGCGGATAAAGTCGATATAATTCGCATGATGGTTACGCGCAGGGCTATGGAATGACGGAGGCAGGTCCGGTGCTAGCAATGTCACTAGGGTTCGCGAAAGAGCCGTTTCCGGTGAAATCAGGAGCATGCGGTACAGTCGTCAGAAACGCCGAGTTGAAGATCGCTGATCCAGACACTGGAAGTTCCCTTCCTAGGAACAGTCCCGGAGAGATATGCATCCGCGGCCACCAAATCATGAAAGGCTACCTCAATGACCCGGTGGCCACAGCAGCAACGATAGACAAAGAAGGTTGGCTTCACACCGGAGACATTGGATTTGTCGACGATGACGACGAGCTTTTCATTGTCGATCGCTTGAAAGAGCTTATCAAGTACAAGGGATTCCAGGTGGCTCCGGCGGAGCTCGAGTCTCTCCTCATCTCTCACTCGGACATCAATGATGTTGCAGTGGTCGCGTATGTCGATTTTGAGTATAGTCTTTTAC
This region of Brassica napus cultivar Da-Ae chromosome C5, Da-Ae, whole genome shotgun sequence genomic DNA includes:
- the LOC106397021 gene encoding 4-coumarate--CoA ligase 2, yielding MSLFITVSRSNNFNREDVILCVLPKFHIYALNSIMLCSLRVGATILIMPKFEITLLLEQIQRCKVTVAMVVPPIVLAMVKSSETEKYDLTSVRMIKSGAAPLGKELEDTISAKFPNARLGQGYGMTEAGPVLAMSLGFAKEPFPVKSGACGTVVRNAELKIADPDTGSSLPRNSPGEICIRGHQIMKGYLNDPVATAATIDKEGWLHTGDIGFVDDDDELFIVDRLKELIKYKGFQVAPAELESLLISHSDINDVAVVAMKEDDAGEVPVAFVVRSKESNLSEDEIKQFVSKQVVFYKRINKVFFTDSVPKAPSGKILGVIGSCCRCCPRSYLFLQHQIQSNQALNFFLKPQLLK